The nucleotide sequence GAGCTGTACAATCGGTACGAGTTTCGGGGCCGGCACAACATGGCGGTCAGCACGCAGTATTCTTATGTGCATGGCAACATGCTGCTGTTCGGGGAAACAGCCCGCAGCAGTTCTGGCGGTATCGGCACTGTAAATGGCCTGTTGGCCAGTATAGCCCCCACCTTCGATGTATCGGTGTTGATGCGGCATTACGCCCGCAACTTTCATACGCTGTATGGCAACGCTCTGAGCGAAAATACTCGCAACATCAACGAGTCGGGCTTGTACCTGGGGGCGAAGCTGCGGCCGTTAGCTCGGTGGGAGATGTCAGCCTACTACGACCAGTTTTGGTTTCCCTGGCTGAAATACCAGGTTGGGGCTCCCTCGCGGGGCCACGATTGGCTGGTGCGGCTAGCCTATGCGCCCACCAAAACCAGCTTGCTGTATGCGCAACTCCGCACCCGAGAGAAAGAATACGATGCAGCCGGCGACCGGCCCGCACCGCTGCCCGTGCCCACTATACGCCGCAGTATACTGCTCTACTACGATGCCAACCCTACATCTACGCTTGGCTTGCGTACGCGTGTGCAAGGAACACGCTACCGCGAAAACAACGGCCCCTGGCGTACAGGCTATGTGCTGGCTCAGGATGCCACCGTTGGGGTGGGCCGCCGGCTGCGCCTAACAGCTCGCTACGCCCTGTTTGATACCGACGACTACGACACCCGACAATACGTTTTCGAGCAGGATGTATTGTATGCCTTCTCGGTGCCGGCCTTGTCGGGCCAGGGTACCCGGGTGTATGGGCTAGCGGAAATTACGTGCAGCCGCCACCTTACATTCTGGCTGCGTGTAGCCGAAACCCATTATCGGCACCAGCAAACGGTAGGTTCCGGCTTAGAGGAAATTGCAGGTCCACGCCGAACGGATGTCAAGGCGCAGGCTCGTTACCGATTCTAGTTGAAAATCAACAAAGCTGAACGGGTACTCGCAGTGGATAGTTTCTGGCTAGTAGGCTTGCCCTCTGAGGTTTAAACTGTAGAAAGTAGCAATAAAAGAGGGCTGAATCCCACTGGGGAAGTGGAGTTGGCTGTGTGTTCTGTTTTTAAGTAATATTTATAGATTATATTGGGCTATTGCAGGCAACAAGGGGCACTTGCCCTATACACGTTTGCTTTCTTGTCCACCATCTATTTTTTACTGAATGAAAACACGCATACAAGTATGGGCTACCGCCTTCCGCCGCCTGTCGGCAATGTTGACCGGAGCTGCTCTGACTATTGGCTCCGCGTCGGCTCAGGTAAACAATTACACCTTTACGGCTGCTTCTGGCACGTATACGCAGCTAACAGGTGGCACCGCTGTGCCGGCTCTACTCACGGATGACGCGCTATCACCTGCCATTCAAATAGGGTTTCCTTTCGCGTATGATGGGACCATTTACAGTCAGCTGCAAGCTTCCTCCAATGGCTTCCTGACTTTCAATACTGCCAACACTGAACTTGGCCAAGAAAACAACCTGGCAGGTGGTGCTCCGGCGCGCCCACTACTGGCCCCGCTCTGGGACGATTTGAGTGGTGTGCCAAGTGATAGGGGTGGGGCGGCTTCCTACTTGACTACCGGCACCGCTCCGAACCGTGTATTTACGTTCGAGTGGCGTAATTCTCTTTGGGATTACGATGCTCCTGCTCCAAGTGTATCATTTCAGGTAAAGCTGTATGAGGGCTCCAACAATATCGAATTTGTTTATCAGCCTGAGGGTGGGGCACTCAATAGCGCTTCTGCCTCTATTGGGTTGGGCGGATTAGGCTCCGGAACGGCGGCAGGTACTTTTGTGGCACTCAGCAATGCCTCTACTGCCCCAACTGCTAGCACAACTGTCGATCCGCGTAATATTGCTGCCGTACCAGCCGCCGGCCAGATTTACCGCTTTGCGCCGCCTGCTAACGTCTGCGGTCCGTTGCGCAATTTCACAGTGAGTGCCGTAACCACTACTACGGCTACCCTCACGTTTATGCCAGGCGCTGGCCATACCAGCTATACTGTAACCTACACGCCAACAGGAGGTACGCCTACCACCATTGCCCCCGCGCCCACCACTTCACCCATCGTGATTACGGGGCTTAGTGCTAGCACGACCTATGCGCTCAGAATCCAAGCTAATTGCGCTAGCGGTGTAACGGGTGAGACACTGGATAGAAGCTTCTCTACCACTCCCGAAAACGACAACCCATGTAATGCCATTGCACTCCCAGCGCCATCCAGCACTGCCGCGCCTTTGAGTGCTACCAATTTAGGCGCTACCACCACCACGAGCACAGTGGCTCCTGGCTATACCAATCCACCGCCTATGGGTTGTGGAGTGGCTGTTAACCCGAAAGATGTGTGGTTCCGCTTCACGACCAACGCTACTGGTGCAGGCAGCACCACGGTAGGTATTGCCACTACAGGCACTGCGGCTGGCTCCATCCGGGTATTCTCGGCTACTTCCTGTTCTTTAGGCTTCACGCCAGTGGCTTGCAAAGGCGGCGAGACCAACAACACAAATGCTGGCTCGTTGAACGTAACCGGCCTTACGCCTAATACCACCTATTACGTTGCTGTGGCGCCTTATGCTACGTCCGACGTACAGGGGCCTTTCACTATTGCTGTTGGCAGTACCGTACTAAGCACGCAACAGCAGTTGGCAAAGGGTGAAGTAAGCGTATTCCCGAACCCTACTACCACTGGTCAGCTAACCGTGCGTGTAAGCGGAATTAGCAGCTTAGCAACGGCGCAGGTGGCACTCCTGAACACGCTGGGCCAGGTTGTTGCAGAACGTACGCTGTCGGTGCGAGGTGGCTTGGCAGAGCAGTCGTTGTCTACGGCCGCGCTGACCAAAGGCATCTACATGCTGCGTGTGCAAGCTGGTCACGAAACTGTAGTCCGGAAAGTGGTGGTGGAATAGGTTCTCGACTTTGTTTTTAGCCAAACAGAAAAGGCAGCACTCAACCGGGTGCTGCCTTTTTTGCTCTTTAGCCAACACGTATAGAAGGTAGGTAACAAGCAGTGCTACTTGAATTAGAAGGCTGGGTTAAGCGAGTATTTTGGCGTCAGCTAAGAGCGAAGACGCCTTGAGGGAAACCCACTTGTGAGTTCTCCTCCATATTTCGGATTGCTAAGTAAGAGAGACTGTTTTCGCATCCGATATCGACACACTGTGTCTGTAGGTTGACCACTCGCAGTAGGCTGAAAATCCTGCTTACTAAAGCTTGCGGGATGATAGTAACCCAGCCAGATCCAGATAGTGTAGGTGAAAACGGCTAACCACAAATAGAAAAGGCGGCCCCCGTAATGGGAGCCGCCTTTTCTATTTATCAAACCGCTAAAGCGTTGACCTATGGCTTACTGCTTCATAATCTTCACTACGGCGGTGCCTTCTGGCATGTCGAGGTGGAGCTGATACAAGCCTGTGCTTAGCTTAGTTAGGTCGAGTGAGTGTTGTAGCGGCGCGCCCGATTTGTTGAGGGCAACTTGCTCTACCGTACGGCCTAAGGCATCCGTAACGCGAAGTGTAATCTTGCCGCGCTGTGCGTTGTCAACATTCACTTGGAATACGCCAGTGCTCGGGTTGGGGAATACTTGCACACCACGTAGCAACGCCTCGTTCTGCTTAGCCAACACAGTAACAGTCACGCAGCTTTCGTTGGAGTAAGCCGATGGCCCTACGGGGTTGATAGCCCGGATGCGGTAGCAATACGTACCGTTTGCCGCACTGATCTGGTCGGTAGCAAACGTGGCATTGGGGGCCGTGGTGGTGAGGAGCTGGAACGTGTTGTTGTTGGCACCGGTGCGCTCAATCTGGTAGCCAGTTTCGTTGTTAGCATTGTCGAGCCAGATCAGGTTTACACCAGCACTGTTGTTCACTACAGGGCCCAAAATAGCCGTGAGGGCTGCTGGGGCCGCTGGAGCTTCACCGAGGGTGCAAAGCTCTAGGCTCCAACCGGTAAGCTCGCCGCCGTTGCCGGGCGTATTGTCCGCAACAGTTAGGGTCCAGTTACCATTGGCTGGGTCGTTGAGCAGATCAGCCAGTGGGTTGGCGGGACGGTACGTGGCACCAACAGCCAGTGGGCAAGTTATAGCCGCCATGGCGTCGTCGCTGAGGCTCAAATTGAGGTTGGCAGTGCCAGGGCAGGCGTTAGCCAGCAGGACCACCGTCCGGCCAGCGGGGTTCGTGAGCGAAACCGTTAGTTCGCCAATGTTGGGGTGAGTAAGCGTGAGGTTACGGATTCGGATGTTACCGACCTGCTCGGTCGTTTGCACGTTCAGTACCGACGTAACCGAGCTAGCGGCACCGGCCTGAATAACAACCGGTACTTGCGTGGCCGCCAAGGTAGAGCAGGTGAGTGCGCCTACTTGGAACGCAACGCCAGGAGAATACGGAGCCGTGCTGCATACGCTGATGCCGCGCACACGCCAGTAGTACGTCGTACCCGCCGTCAGATTCAGCGAAGCAGGCGTGAAGTTGATGGCATTGATGCCGGCTTGGGTGAACAGGATGGTGCTGAAGCTGGCATCCGATGCTACTTGCAACTCATACGTAGTGGCATTCGGAACGGGAGTCCAGGTGAAGCGTGGGCGTGGGCCTACACGGGTGCCTGCTGCGGGCGCCACTGTAACGGCCGCCGCCGTAGCCGCTGGTAGTACCTGGAAGGAAAGTTGCTGGGTTTGGGTTTGCGTACCACTGGTGCCGCTGAGGGAAATAGTGTACAAGCCCGATGCTACTGCATTGGTAGTGGCGATGGTAGCCTGCACAACGTCGCCCACTACGGGGCTGTTGTTGCTGTAGCTCACCGTAACACCCGCTGGCAAGTTAGCCGCAGATAGTGCTACCGTGCCAGTGAAGCCCTGAATAGCGCCTACCGTAACGGGCACCGTGACGGAAGCTCCGGGGCAGATAGACGAAATCTGAGTGGCGGCCGTGCTCAAGAAGAAAGTAGGCGTGCCGCTGTTGCGAATGGTGAAATTCTGGTTGGAAAGGTCGAAGAAGATGTTGCCCGATGCCTGCACTTTGATGCGGGCCGTAGTGGTGGCCGCTACCGTAGTAGGAACTGTTACATTCTCGAAACCATCGTTCGGAGTGTTAGCCAGCAATACCGTTGGGAACGTCTGACCACCATCCGTAGAGAGCAGAATGTCTACGTTGGCGGCGCTGATCGGAGCCGCGGTGGTGTTGGCTACGTCCCAAGCTACTTGCTGCGGCGCACCTGCCTGCCACGAGGCCGAAGCCGTGTTAGGCAGCGTCACCAGGAAAGGACCAGCCGTTCCTGATACTACCACGTTCATCGAGTCATAGTCTACACCGCCGCCAGTGGCGCGGTTGTCGCGGGCTACAAGCCGGAAAACCAGCCGGCGCGAGTAGGTTGGCAGCACCTCGCCGATAGTAACCGTGTTGGCAAGCAAATCAGACTGGCGAGGGAACGTACGAACCGGTGTTGGCACCGGCGAGAAAACCCGGAAGATAGGCGCATCACCAACCGGAGCAGTAGGAGGACCCTGGGGACCTAAGTTGAACTGTTCCCACGAGTAAGTCAGTGGGTCGCTGTTGGCGTCGGTGGCCGAGCCGGTGAGCGTGAATGGCGTGCCAATTGGAATACGGTAGTTGTTGCCCGCATTTACCACGGGAGCCGTGTTGCCGGTAGCGGTATTCACGCTGCAGTTGCCCAACCCGTTCACATACGCAACAATTTGGTCGAAGCTCTGCGAGTGGAAGTACGGGTCACTGTTCGGCTGCAAGTTGTTGGCCGTGCCGCAGATGCCGGCGTATGCCATAATGGTAGTACCACTGCCGGGCTCGTAGGCTGAGTTAGCCGACCGGTTGCCGCCAGCGCAGCTGCCGGTGTTGCCATTGAACGTGTGGGCTCCGCCAAACTGGTGACCAATTTCGTGCGCCACGTAGTCGATATCGAAAGCGTCGCCCGTTGGGTTAGGCAAGCCTGTGGAACCTCTAGCTTTATTGCCAGCGCGGCATACCACGCCAAGGCCGGCAATGCCGCCATCAGCGGTATTGAAAATGTGGCCAATGTCGTAGTTGGCTGCGCCAATGCGCTGATCAACAACTGTTTGGTTGGTGTTCAGCGTTGCGCCGTTGCTGAGGTTGGTGTAGGGGTCAGTGGCAGCATCCAAGAAAATAAGGGTGTCCGTCTCTGGAATCAACACGAAACGGATAGCCAGTTCTTTCTCATACACACCACTCACACGGTTTATCGACGTTACGATGGCTGCCAGTGCTCCTGCTGTGGTACCGCCTTTGGTAGCAGCGTACTCGCCGGTGCACGCCATGGCCAAGCGGTAAGTACGCAACGTAGAACCGTTAGGAATCAGGGCTGCCGCCGAAGTAGGCAAGGTAGATACCGGCTCATTGGTGAAGCATGCGTAGCTCTGGCCGCTCATGTTCATGCTGCTCTTGTTGAACACAAGGTGCTGCGTTGCATTGCCATCAGCAGCGGGGTCAATATACACTGTGCGGCCAGCGCCCTGAATCATAGCGTGGAAACCAGCCGGCGACACATCCAGCCGGACGCTAGCTGTAGCGTCGTCTAGGCTCTGCCCAACATAGGTTTTAATCATCGGATAGCGGGCCGCCAGCCGCGGGTCCATCACCGGTACCTGTGCCATGCGGTAACGCTCCGATGTGCCGTTGGGTAGCGGTAAGGATATAACAGTGCCCGAAGTGCGCAGATTGGTCTCAGCCGGGGCGTTGGCCAAGGCACTCCGCAAGGCGGGTAGCTGCACACTTACAGCGCGGTATTGGCTTAGGGCTTGGGTGGTAGCGCGGGCAGCGGCGGGCATAGCCTCGGTGGCATCAGCCCATAACACCCGTTGCGCCGTGGCAGCAAGCGGGGCCCCGGCCGTCAGAAACAGCCCCCCTAACAGGGCTGTTTTGCAGGAGCGCCACGAGAAAGTAAAAGGTGATAACATAGAAAGAGGAAAAGGTGGAAGGGTATGGAAATACAGTCCTATTGAATGCGCCTAAGTTAATGTTTTTTAGGTGGCTTGCTATCTAACCTAGAGGCTGCCGAGAGGTACAGGCTAAGAGTTCAACTCTCTATGTTGAAAAGCTGGAGCAGCGTGCTGCAAAGCGCATAGTCAAGAAATGCAAACCCTGAAAATTGAAATTGGAAAGTCTCTCAGCAACAAGATCAACAGGAACCTCGCTACACGCTTTGCTGCCAGCTGACTTAGGCAGAATATTTCCGCCGTTGAGGCCCTTACAACCACGCGCCCAACTCACAGAGTAAGTTGGGCGCGTGGTTGTCAAGAGGTAGCTGCGGCTAGTGCACAGGCTTTACCGAGTCTGTTGGCAGTACGCCCCGGTACGTTTGCCCTGTTGCTTTTCCGCTGGCCGTTTTGCCTGATGACTTGCTACCCGACTTCCCGAGCCAGGCAGCCAGCACCACGCCCGCGCCCACCGCTACGGCAGCCGTTACGGCTGGATGCAAGGTGGCGGTTGTGTAGAAGCTGGTTTCGCGGGTGTGGCCGTCGTAGTTGCCACGGGCCTCTAGCTTGCCAGTAGGACGGTCGAGGCCGTTGTGCTCGAGCGGACCAGCGGGGTATTCAGCCTGTTCCTGCTTCACAAACACGTTTTCCATGAACTTGTCGAGTAGGCGAGGCGCCCAATGGTTCATCGAGGATATCATCTTGCCCCCGCCGCCTACTGTTACTTCGGGCGTTGGGTTTTCAGCGGCGTGCAAAATGGCGCGCGCTACGGTTTCGGGCGCGTAAGCGGGCGGCGCGTGTTTAGCTTCCCGCTCCATAAAGTTTTTGGCGTGCAACGGATACGGCGTATCAATTGCCGCTGGCTTGATCAACGTAACGGATATCGGCGC is from Hymenobacter tibetensis and encodes:
- a CDS encoding T9SS type A sorting domain-containing protein encodes the protein MKTRIQVWATAFRRLSAMLTGAALTIGSASAQVNNYTFTAASGTYTQLTGGTAVPALLTDDALSPAIQIGFPFAYDGTIYSQLQASSNGFLTFNTANTELGQENNLAGGAPARPLLAPLWDDLSGVPSDRGGAASYLTTGTAPNRVFTFEWRNSLWDYDAPAPSVSFQVKLYEGSNNIEFVYQPEGGALNSASASIGLGGLGSGTAAGTFVALSNASTAPTASTTVDPRNIAAVPAAGQIYRFAPPANVCGPLRNFTVSAVTTTTATLTFMPGAGHTSYTVTYTPTGGTPTTIAPAPTTSPIVITGLSASTTYALRIQANCASGVTGETLDRSFSTTPENDNPCNAIALPAPSSTAAPLSATNLGATTTTSTVAPGYTNPPPMGCGVAVNPKDVWFRFTTNATGAGSTTVGIATTGTAAGSIRVFSATSCSLGFTPVACKGGETNNTNAGSLNVTGLTPNTTYYVAVAPYATSDVQGPFTIAVGSTVLSTQQQLAKGEVSVFPNPTTTGQLTVRVSGISSLATAQVALLNTLGQVVAERTLSVRGGLAEQSLSTAALTKGIYMLRVQAGHETVVRKVVVE
- a CDS encoding reprolysin-like metallopeptidase, with translation MLSPFTFSWRSCKTALLGGLFLTAGAPLAATAQRVLWADATEAMPAAARATTQALSQYRAVSVQLPALRSALANAPAETNLRTSGTVISLPLPNGTSERYRMAQVPVMDPRLAARYPMIKTYVGQSLDDATASVRLDVSPAGFHAMIQGAGRTVYIDPAADGNATQHLVFNKSSMNMSGQSYACFTNEPVSTLPTSAAALIPNGSTLRTYRLAMACTGEYAATKGGTTAGALAAIVTSINRVSGVYEKELAIRFVLIPETDTLIFLDAATDPYTNLSNGATLNTNQTVVDQRIGAANYDIGHIFNTADGGIAGLGVVCRAGNKARGSTGLPNPTGDAFDIDYVAHEIGHQFGGAHTFNGNTGSCAGGNRSANSAYEPGSGTTIMAYAGICGTANNLQPNSDPYFHSQSFDQIVAYVNGLGNCSVNTATGNTAPVVNAGNNYRIPIGTPFTLTGSATDANSDPLTYSWEQFNLGPQGPPTAPVGDAPIFRVFSPVPTPVRTFPRQSDLLANTVTIGEVLPTYSRRLVFRLVARDNRATGGGVDYDSMNVVVSGTAGPFLVTLPNTASASWQAGAPQQVAWDVANTTAAPISAANVDILLSTDGGQTFPTVLLANTPNDGFENVTVPTTVAATTTARIKVQASGNIFFDLSNQNFTIRNSGTPTFFLSTAATQISSICPGASVTVPVTVGAIQGFTGTVALSAANLPAGVTVSYSNNSPVVGDVVQATIATTNAVASGLYTISLSGTSGTQTQTQQLSFQVLPAATAAAVTVAPAAGTRVGPRPRFTWTPVPNATTYELQVASDASFSTILFTQAGINAINFTPASLNLTAGTTYYWRVRGISVCSTAPYSPGVAFQVGALTCSTLAATQVPVVIQAGAASSVTSVLNVQTTEQVGNIRIRNLTLTHPNIGELTVSLTNPAGRTVVLLANACPGTANLNLSLSDDAMAAITCPLAVGATYRPANPLADLLNDPANGNWTLTVADNTPGNGGELTGWSLELCTLGEAPAAPAALTAILGPVVNNSAGVNLIWLDNANNETGYQIERTGANNNTFQLLTTTAPNATFATDQISAANGTYCYRIRAINPVGPSAYSNESCVTVTVLAKQNEALLRGVQVFPNPSTGVFQVNVDNAQRGKITLRVTDALGRTVEQVALNKSGAPLQHSLDLTKLSTGLYQLHLDMPEGTAVVKIMKQ
- a CDS encoding SDR family oxidoreductase; translated protein: MKINLKKLSQQVVVITGASSGIGLVTARMAAKQGAKLVLAARSEDALQQLTSEIQEDGGQATYVVADVSSQEEVQRIAQAAQDQFGGFDTWINNAGVSIYGKLEEVPIEDMRKLFETNVWGLIYGSLEAAKHLKQRGGAIINIGSILSETTAILQSIYSASKHAVKGFTDGLRMELELDEAPISVTLIKPAAIDTPYPLHAKNFMEREAKHAPPAYAPETVARAILHAAENPTPEVTVGGGGKMISSMNHWAPRLLDKFMENVFVKQEQAEYPAGPLEHNGLDRPTGKLEARGNYDGHTRETSFYTTATLHPAVTAAVAVGAGVVLAAWLGKSGSKSSGKTASGKATGQTYRGVLPTDSVKPVH